TGCCGGGCGACGGTATGTTCGCTGATGACAAGCTCTGTGGAGATCTCCCGGTTGGACTTGCCATGGGCCACGAGCTGGAGCACTTCGACCTCCCTGGACGTCAGCCCATGCGGCTTGCCGGAACCGTGACCGAGTAGTGAAACGGCCCGCGCGACACCGGGCGCCGCGCCCAGCCGCTCGAAGGTGGCCTTGGCCGTTTCGAACTCCAGTCGCGCGGTCTCGTCGTCGGCGGACTCGCGTGCAGCCACGCCGAGCATCAGGCGAACTTCGGCGGTCTCGTATGGGCAGGAGAGCTCCCGGAACCGGTCGCACGCACCGCGCAGAACAGGCAGCGCGTTGGCAATGTCGTGCTTGGAAAGAAAGACGGCGCCTTGTGCCATCTCGGCAAGCGCCCGGAGGTATGGAGCGCGGTTCGCGGTTGCGAGCTCCTGGAGTTCGTCCGCGGAGCCGGTCGCGGCGTCATGATTGCCTAGTGCCAGTTCGGCGTCAACGCGTGCCGAGAGCACACGAGCCCGGCGTACCGGCGTGAGCGAGCCGCTCGCGAGAGCCAGCCGGAGTGCGGCCGCGGCGTCTCGTGCCTCGCCCTTGGCCAGTCGTAGTAATGCCAGGCCCGGCTGCGGAGCACGTCCGAGTTCGTGGGCGCGCCGGAACGCGTCTTCGGCACTGGCATAGTCGCCCCTGCGGCGGCGGATCTCACCAGCGAGGTATTGCCCTTCGGCGACCAGATAGTCACCGAAGGGCGCGAGTTCTTCGGCAGCCCGGAGCACTTCCTGCTCGGCGGCCGACCATTCGCCGTGCAGTGATTGGACCTCACTTCGATGTAGCCGGCACAGGCCCGGATACCAGCTGTCCTGGCCTTTCGCCTCACACCATCGCACCGCCAGATCGGTCCATTCCGACGCCCGGCGCAGCTCTCCGAGTTCTTGACACGTGTAGAGCAGCAGGCAGCAGATCCAGCCCATCGCGAAAGGCGTGAGCTCGTTCCCGAGGGTGACAGCCATAGCTTCGTCGAGGCACGCCAGCCCTGCGGCGACATCGCCGCGGACGGTGAGTATGCGCCCTTGAGTAGCCAGGCCCAGGGCTTCGAGATCACCCTCGTTGAACTGACGGCCAGCGTCGCCGGCCCGACGGGCACTGGTCAGGGCGTCGTCCAAGTTGCCGTTGTAAAGCGCCCAGTCCGCGTCGGCGAGTGCCACATAGCGGCCCTCGATGAGGTCTGGAACCTCGAGCGCGTGCCGGTGGGCGCGCTGGAGCCAGCCGCTGGCTGCCGAGGTTTCGTCGAGATCGAAGTAGCTGTAGAACAGTCTCCACGCGGTGATGGTCGCGCGCCTGGAATCGTGCGCCTCTCGGTGCTTGCGGTAGCCGACCTGTCGTGCGGCGATCGACTCGCGTGGGCGGCCGAGCCAGAAGGCCGCGTCGGAGAGCGCCTCGAGATCGTCGGCCCCGAGTATCTCGGGATCGATGCCGCCGAGGCGATCGTAGATCTCGGTCCAGAAGGCGTGTTTCGCCGGCGTCGATGACCGCCCCGACCCGGTGACCTGGCTCACAATCGCCCCCAGCCCCTGCACATCAGCTCATCCGGCGCGGCGGTCCGTGCGCACGCCGTGGCCAAGATGCGCTACCGAATCATACTGCACCACCAGGTTTGACTACGTGATCTTCGAGCCAGGTGTTCAGCGGCTGCGCCGTGCGCAAGAACTGGACGACACGCTTCTTCGCCGAGGCAGTGCCCAGCCACGCCGCAACCGGCCACTGTTTCCACGCCACCAAACCTTTGTGACGCAGCAGATCAACCCGTGGATGGTCGCGCGGGTAGCCGCGAGGCGCGGTCTTCAGCCGCCCGTGGCCGGTGATCTCGATGCCGTGTCCGGTGAGGTCGGCGACGACGCTGGCCAGTTCCGCACCACGGCGGTCGTCGTCGACGGCATGTCGGTAGCGGGCAAGTTGCTCGGCATCCATCACATACATTCCGCTACCGGCAGCGAGCCCGTCGGCCGACAGCTGGACGTAGCCCCCGCGCTCGAGCGTAGCGCCGATGGCGGTCTTGTACGGGGACTTGTCGGCGCTGAACCGGACGTCGCGATGGGGACGGAAGATCTTGCCGGTGCCGAATTCGGCTTCGAGCTCGGCCAGGAGCTGCACCATGGGCTCGCGCACGTCACGGTCGAAGACCGCTTTGTTGGCCGTCCAGTATGCGCGCGAGTTGTCCGCCTCGAGGCCCTCGTAGAATTCCAGCGCCTCGGCGGGCCAGCCATTGAATGCCACGGTCACCATCCCCGGAAGGCACTTTTCGTGCCGTATGACGCCCTGATCTGTCGAACTGCACTTTACGTGCCGGCCGGCGCTTTAGGTGAACTGGCTCTGCCTGAGAGCTGGCCCTACAACCTCCGGTGATCGTGAGTGGATTGTGGCTGTTCAACCTAGGTGCAAAGGGGGCGAATCGGACTGATTTACAGCCACAATCCACTCACGATCACCGGAGGGGGAGCGTGGCGAGCCGGCCGGCGAGTGGGGCCAGGTGCCTATTGCCGGGAGCCAGGCGCCTATTGCCGGGACCCAGGCACCCATGGCCGGGACTAAAGTGGCGACTGTGACATCTGGTGTGATCGATCTGCGTAGCGACACCGTCACTCGTCCGACGGCGGGGATGCTGGCGGCCATGGCTTCGGCCGAGACCGGTGACGACGTCTACGGCGAGGACCCCACGGTCAACGCCCTGGAGGAGCAGGTAGCCGACGTGCTCGGCCATGAAGCCGCCCTGTTCACCGTGACGGGTTCGATGGCCAACGTTCTCGGCGTCAGTGTGTGGGCCGCTCCCGGAAAAGAGGTTCTGTGTGAGGCGGAGGCTCATATAGTCCGGGCCGAGCAGGGGGCACATGCCGCATTGAACGGCGTCACGACGCGGACCTGGAGTCACCCCGGCGGCCTGGTGGACCTCGACGCGGTCGGGCGGATGATGGTTCCCGACGCTGGCCCGTACCTCGTTTCCACCGCAGCGATCGCCGTCGAGAACACTCACAATTTCGGCGGCGGGTCCGTTCAACCGCTCGCTGACCTGCGAGCGCTCCGAGCGCTGGTGAGCGGCACCGGCGTCCGGCTGCATCTCGACGGCGCCCGCTTGTTCAACGCCCAGGCGGCAACCGGCGTCTCGGTCAAGGAGATCTCCGCACCGTTCGATACCGTCTCCATCTGCCTGTCCAAGGGGCTTGGTGCACCCGTGGGGTCGGTGCTGGCCGGGCCGGCCGACGCGATCGCTGAGGCGCGCTTGCGGCGCAAGCGGCTGGGCGGAGGCTGGCGGCAGGCCGGAGTGCTTGCGGCGGCCGGCCGGTACGCACTCGACCATCACGTCGAGCGGCTGCAT
This portion of the Phytoactinopolyspora mesophila genome encodes:
- a CDS encoding DUF2461 domain-containing protein, with amino-acid sequence MVTVAFNGWPAEALEFYEGLEADNSRAYWTANKAVFDRDVREPMVQLLAELEAEFGTGKIFRPHRDVRFSADKSPYKTAIGATLERGGYVQLSADGLAAGSGMYVMDAEQLARYRHAVDDDRRGAELASVVADLTGHGIEITGHGRLKTAPRGYPRDHPRVDLLRHKGLVAWKQWPVAAWLGTASAKKRVVQFLRTAQPLNTWLEDHVVKPGGAV
- a CDS encoding threonine aldolase family protein, producing MTSGVIDLRSDTVTRPTAGMLAAMASAETGDDVYGEDPTVNALEEQVADVLGHEAALFTVTGSMANVLGVSVWAAPGKEVLCEAEAHIVRAEQGAHAALNGVTTRTWSHPGGLVDLDAVGRMMVPDAGPYLVSTAAIAVENTHNFGGGSVQPLADLRALRALVSGTGVRLHLDGARLFNAQAATGVSVKEISAPFDTVSICLSKGLGAPVGSVLAGPADAIAEARLRRKRLGGGWRQAGVLAAAGRYALDHHVERLHEDHAHARLIAELVADADNAVVDPAGVETNIIVLNVGESAQRLVAEARAAGVLTGMVGPGLVRLITHLDVNTAQARKAGEILADLIRTP
- a CDS encoding LuxR C-terminal-related transcriptional regulator; its protein translation is MQGLGAIVSQVTGSGRSSTPAKHAFWTEIYDRLGGIDPEILGADDLEALSDAAFWLGRPRESIAARQVGYRKHREAHDSRRATITAWRLFYSYFDLDETSAASGWLQRAHRHALEVPDLIEGRYVALADADWALYNGNLDDALTSARRAGDAGRQFNEGDLEALGLATQGRILTVRGDVAAGLACLDEAMAVTLGNELTPFAMGWICCLLLYTCQELGELRRASEWTDLAVRWCEAKGQDSWYPGLCRLHRSEVQSLHGEWSAAEQEVLRAAEELAPFGDYLVAEGQYLAGEIRRRRGDYASAEDAFRRAHELGRAPQPGLALLRLAKGEARDAAAALRLALASGSLTPVRRARVLSARVDAELALGNHDAATGSADELQELATANRAPYLRALAEMAQGAVFLSKHDIANALPVLRGACDRFRELSCPYETAEVRLMLGVAARESADDETARLEFETAKATFERLGAAPGVARAVSLLGHGSGKPHGLTSREVEVLQLVAHGKSNREISTELVISEHTVARHVSNIFRKLDVTSRSAAASFAYEHHLA